A region from the Acyrthosiphon pisum isolate AL4f chromosome A1, pea_aphid_22Mar2018_4r6ur, whole genome shotgun sequence genome encodes:
- the LOC100169592 gene encoding kinesin-like protein unc-104 isoform X1, translated as MSSVKVAVRVRPYNNREISRDCKCIIEMAGYTTSITNPKLPSNVKDATKSFNFDYSYWSQNPSDPNFASQTMVYRDIGEEMLQHAFEGYNVCIFAYGQTGAGKSYTMMGRQEEEGQEGIIPLICKDLFHRIRSTTSDELQYSVEVSYMEIYCERVRDLLNPKNKGNLRVREHPLLGPYVEDLSKLAVTTYQNIHDLIDEGNKARTVAATNMNETSSRSHAVFTIFFTQKRLDEMTQLTTEKVSKISLVDLAGSERADSTGAKGTRLKEGANINKSLTTLGKVISGLAEMSASKKKKKGDFIPYRDSVLTWLLRENLGGNSKTAMIAAISPADINYDETLSTLRYADRAKQIVCKAIVNEDANAKLIRELKEEIQRLRDLLKAEGIVVQEGGKMVYGKLKENRDDGVKMLKDGDEKPNIPSSMIAEEAVDQLQASEKLIAELNETWEEKLKRTEEIRIQREAVFAEMGVAVKEDGDTVGVFSPQKTPHLVNLNEDPFMSECLIYYIKEGVTRVGSAESKITQDIRLCGSYIQREHCRFENSNGVVTLIPIKGALCYVNGRELTDPIVLKTGSRVILGKNHVFRFNHPEQVRERREHKNKTEGTAENIKEITSKPEKSSPAETPISNEYVDWNFAQIELLEKQGIDLKQDMKLKLNALEEQFKKDKETADQIFEEQRKNYEARIDALQKQVEEQSMTMSMYSSYTPDDFIQEEDIFVNPLFDAECNWTDKEYQLVLTTCRKWKYHQFTSLRDDLWGNAVFLKEANAISVELKKKVQFQFTLLTDTLYSPLILDFLTEDDDVDRPFPRTHVAIEVLDTKNGATHYWTLDKLKTRLDLMRQIYNGDIESPQNSPCELKDDFFKCLTACTPNKSFSYLIPSRQRLELMREMYQNEAEISPTSPDFNIEAITGGDPFYDRFPWFRLIGRAFIYLSNLMYPVPLIHKVSIVNEKGDVKGYLRVAIQAVSEDETSDNSCGVRQFAKISFNDKDLLGRLSVKKNNDIIERIVTGKSSNKGDEIEADGDSGRGDSSMSSDIKDEELPSHLLISKDFTFRVTLLQAVGVPDEYADIFCQFNFLHRHDDAFSTEPVKNCGKGTPVGFYHVQNITVPVTKSFIEYIKTQPIVFEVFGHYQKHPLHNDAKQDSTFVRQPPRRMLPPSIPISLPVRSPKFGVLPSLCTSHIHAKYDLLVWFEICELGPDGDYVPCVVDHSEELPCRGLFMLHQGLQRRIRITVVHETAPELRWKEIRELVVGRIRNIPQSEDDDTDNSVLSLGLFPGEYLEIPGEDRCMFRFEAAWDSSLHNSILLNRISTGGEHIFMTISAYLELENCGCPAIITKDLSMVIYGRDARTGPRSLKHLFSGNYKNSEANRLSGIYELVLKRASEAGSPGVQRRQRRVLDTSSTYVRGEENLEGWKPRGDSLIFDHQWELEKLTRLEEVGRTRHMILLRERLGLDKVPITKSEKEVCNIIAKASSSTKDIMRPPSPVVLRNIDPSVYEPWQMNERERFLATKCIKLIQGRIPSKENLLQSYTNVLTPTDDKTDSNISHSSSCVTISNHELFSPDRSIQRGSNISDSIYLNQDVMVSSHSSTSEPQLVLYVPEVEEIRISPVISRKGYLNILEHKTNGWKKRWVTVRRPYVFIFRDEKDPVERALINLTTAQVEYSEDQLAMVKVPNSFSVVTKHRGYLMQTLLDKEVYEWLYAINPLLAGQIRSKTSRQIMPNGQNQKPAFVSNPIDAHQ; from the exons ATGTCTTCTGTGAAAGTAGCCGTTCGAGTACGGCCTTATAACAATCGAGAAATATCTAGAGATTGTAAATGCATCATAGAAATGGCTGGTTACACTACAT cTATAACGAATCCAAAACTCCCATCTAATGTTAAGGATGCTACAAAAAGCTTTAATTTTGACTATTCCTACTGGTCTCAAAAT CCTTCAGATCCAAATTTTGCATCCCAGACTATGGTATATAGAGATATTGGTGAAGAAATGTTGCAGCATGCTTTTgaag gcTACAATGTATGCATCTTTGCATATGGTCAAACAGGAGCTGGAAAATCATACACTATGATGGGGCGGCAAGAAGAAGAAGGTCAAGAAGGCATAATACCATTAATTTGTAAAGATTTATTTCACAGAATTAGATCAACTACCAGTGATGAATTACAATATTCTGTTGAg gttagTTATATGGAAATATACTGTGAACGTGTTCGCGATCTATTAAATCCCAAAAATAAAGGTAATCTTCGAGTTCGTGAACATCCTTTATTAGGACCTTATGTAGAAGATTTATCAAAACTTGCTGTTACCACTTACCAAAATATCCATGATCTCATTGACGAAGGCAACAAAGCCAG AACAGTTGCTGCTACAAATATGAATGAAACATCTAGTCGTTCCCATGCAGTTTTTACTATATTCTTTACTCAAAAACGGCTAGATGAAATGACTCAGCTAACTACTGAAAAAGTTAGTAAAATATCACTAGTTGATTTAGCTGGTTCAGAAAGAGCAGATTCAACTGGTGCGAAAGGAACTAGACTTAAAGAAGGTGCAAATATTAACAAAAGTTTGACTACTCTAGGAAAAGTTATATCTGGATTAGCTGAAATG TCA gcttctaaaaaaaagaaaaaaggagATTTTATTCCGTACCGTGACTCCGTTTTAACTTGGCTTTTGAGAGAGAATCTTGGGGGAAACTCTAAGACTGCAATGATTGCTGCTATTAGTCCTGCAGACATTAATTATGATGAAACATTATCTACTTTACG gtatgctGACCGTGCAAAACAAATAGTATGCAAAGCTATTGTCAATGAAGATGCTAATGCTAAACTTATCCGAGAACTCAAAGAAGAAATACAAAGACTTCGAGACCTATTAAAAGCTGAAGGAATTGTAGTACAAGAAg GTGGTAAAATGGTTTATGGGAAACTTAAAGAAAACC gagaTGATGGAGTCAAAATGCTTAAGGACGGTGATGAAAAACCTAATATTCCTTCATCTATGATTGCTGAAGAGGCTGTTGACCAACTTCAAGCTAGTGAAAAATTGATTGCTG aACTGAATGAAACATgggaagaaaaattaaaacgcaCAGAAGAAATACGAATTCAAAGGGAAGCTGTATTTGCTGAAATGGGAGTAGCGGTTAAGGAAGATGGTGATACAGTTGGAGTATTTTCTCCACAAAAG ACTCCACATTTAGTCAACCTAAATGAAGATCCATTTATGTCTGAATGCCTTATATATTACATCAAAGAGGGTGTAACACGTGTTGGATCTGCTGAATCTAAAATCACTCAAGATATTCGACTATGTGGCTCATATATACAACGTGAACATTGTCGGTTCGAGAATTCTAATGGTGTCGTTACTTTAATACCGATAAAAGGTGCCTTATGTTATGTAAATGGACGAGAGCTTACAGATCCTATTGTATTGAAAACCGGTTCAAGAGTGATTCTTGgaaaaaatcatgttttccGATTTAATCATCCAGAACAAG taAGAGAACGCAGAGAACATAAAAACAAGACAGAAGGAACGGcggaaaatattaaagaaa TCACATCTAAACCAGAAAAGAGTTCTCCTGCCGAAACTCCAATTAGTAATGAGTATGTCGATTGGAACTTTGCACAAATTgaattattagaaaaacaaGGAATAGACCTGAAACAAGATATGAAACTAAAGCTAAATGCTCTTGAGGAACAGTTCAAAAAAGATAAAGAAACGGCAGATCAAATATTTGAAGAACAAcgcaaa AATTATGAGGCTAGAATAGATGCACTTCAGAAACAAGTTGAAGAACAAAGTATGACTATGTCAATGTACAGTTCTTATACTCCAGATGATTTTATTCAAGAAGAAGATATttttg TTAATCCATTATTTGATGCTGAATGCAATTGGACTGACAAGGAATATCAGTTAGTTTTGACAACCTGCCGTAAATGGAAATATCATCAATTTACATCATTGCGGGATGATTTATGGGGAAATGCTGTCTTTTTAAAAGAAGCCAATGCTATATCAGTCGAATTAAAGAAAAAG gtTCAATTTCAATTTACGCTGTTAACAGATACTTTGTATTCTCCATTAATTCTGGACTTCTTAACCGAAGATGATGATGTAGATAGACCATTTCCTCGTACACATGTTGCAATCGAAGTACTTGACACAAAGAATGGCGCTACTCATTATTGGACATTAGATAAATTGAA AACGAGGTTGGATCTAATGCGCCAAATATATAATGGGGATATTGAAAGCCCCCAGAATTCACCTTGCGAGCTCAAGgatgattttttcaaatgtctGACTGCCTGCACCCCTAACAAGTCTTTCTCCTATTTGATACCCTCAAG ACAAAGATTAGAGCTTATGAGAGAAATGTATCAAAATGAAGCTGAAATATCACCTACATCACCAGACTTTAATATAGAAGCAATTACAGGCGGAGATCCATTTTATGATAGATTTCCATGGTTTAGACTTATTGGCAGAGCGTTTATCTATTTAAGCAATCTTATGTATCCTGTGCCTTTAATACACAAAGTATCCATCGTTAATGAAAAAGGTGATGTCAAGGGTTACTTACGTGTTGCTATACAAGCAGTTTcag aagacGAGACTTCTGATAACTCTTGTGGAGTTAGACAATTTGCGAAAATTTCTTTTAATGACAAAGATTTGTTAGGTCGTTTgtctgtgaaaaaaaataatgatattattgaaagAATTGTCACAGGAAAAAGTAGCAACAAAGGAGATG aaattgaaGCCGATGGCGATAGTGGTCGTGGAGATAGTTCTATGTCTTCTGATATCAAAGATGAAGAACTTCCAAGTCATCTGTTAATTAGTAAAGATTTTACATTTAGAGTTACCTTACTACAAGCTGTTGGTGTTCCTGACGAATATgctgatatattttgtcaattcaa tttcttGCATAGACATGATGATGCATTTTCTACTGAACCTGTAAAAAATTGTGGTAAAGGCACACCAGTTGGATTTTATCATGTACAAAAT attactGTTCCTGTTACAAAatcatttatagaatatataaagaCACAGCCAATTGTATTTGAAGTTTTTGGACATTATCAAAAACACCCACTTCACAACGATGCTAAACAAGATAGTACttt TGTTCGGCAACCTCCAAGAAGAATGTTACCTCCTTCAATACCAATTAGTTTACCAGTACGTTCTCCAAAGTTTGGAGTATTGCCTTCATTGTGCACATCACATATACATGCcaaatatgatttattagttTGGTTTGAGATATGTGAGCTTG gtccgGATGGAGATTATGTTCCTTGTGTGGTTGATCATAGTGAAGAGCTACCATGTCGTGGACTGTTTATGCTACATCAAGGTTTACAGCGCCGCATACGTATTACAGTAGTACATGAAACTGCTCCAGAATTACGTTGGAAAGAAATACGGGAACTTGTAGTGGGTCGTATTCGTAACATACCACAATCAGAAGATGACGATACAGACAATTCAGTACTCTCGCTTGGCCTATTTCCTGGAGAATACCTTGAAATACCTGGTGAAGATCGTTGCATGTTTCGTTTTGAAGCAGCATGGGATAGTTCATTACATAATTCTATACTTCTTAATAGAATATCTACTGGCGGAGAACATATATTCATGACTATATCAGCTTATTTAGAG ttggaGAACTGTGGATGTCCAGCGATAATTACCAAGGACTTAAGCATGGTTATCTATGGTAGAGATGCACGTACGGGACCTAGATCCTTGAAACATTTATTCAGTGGCAATTACAAAAACAGTGAAGCAAATCGGTTATCTGGAATTTACGAACTTGTGCTGAAAAGAGCTTCAGAAGCAGGTAGTCCAG gTGTCCAAAGACGACAAAGACGTGTTTTGGATACAAGTTCTACATACGTCCGAGGTGAAGAAAATCTTGAAGGTTGGAAACCACGTGGAGACAGTTTAATATTTGACCATCAATGGGAACTGGAGAAACTTACCAGACTTGAAGAAGTAGGCCGTACAAGACACATGATTCTTCTTAGAGAACGCCTGGGTCTTGACAAAGTACCAATCACCAAATCTGAAAAG GAGGTGTGTAACATAATAGCTAAAGCATCAAGTTCCACTAAAGATATAATGAGACCACCTAGTCCTGTGGTATTGCGCAATATTGATCCTAGTGTTTATGAACCTTGGCAGATGAATGAGAGAGAACGATTCTTGGCTACCAAATGTATCAAGCTTATACAAGGAAGAATACCATCTAAA GAAAATTTGTTACAATCTTACACTAACGTACTAACTCCGACTGATGATAAAACCGACTCAAACATCAGTCATTCATCAAGTTGTGTTACCATTTCAAATCATGA ATTATTCTCGCCGGATCGTAGTATTCAACGTGGTTCAAATATTAGTGACTCCATATACCTTAATCAAGATGTTATGGTTTCTTCTCATTCATCAACATCTGAACCACAACTCGTGTTATATGTGCCAGAAGTTGAAGAGATAAGAATTAGTCCTGTAATTTCAAGAAAAGGTTATCTGAACATACTAGAACATAAAACTAATGGATGGAAGAAACGATgggtg ACAGTAAGACGTccgtatgtatttatattcagAGACGAAAAAGATCCCGTAGAAAGGGCACTGATCAACTTAACTACAGCTCAAGTTGAATATTCTGAAGATCAATTAGCCATGGTCAAAGTACCAAATTCATTCAG
- the LOC100169592 gene encoding kinesin-like protein unc-104 isoform X8, whose protein sequence is MSSVKVAVRVRPYNNREISRDCKCIIEMAGYTTSITNPKLPSNVKDATKSFNFDYSYWSQNPSDPNFASQTMVYRDIGEEMLQHAFEGYNVCIFAYGQTGAGKSYTMMGRQEEEGQEGIIPLICKDLFHRIRSTTSDELQYSVEVSYMEIYCERVRDLLNPKNKGNLRVREHPLLGPYVEDLSKLAVTTYQNIHDLIDEGNKARTVAATNMNETSSRSHAVFTIFFTQKRLDEMTQLTTEKVSKISLVDLAGSERADSTGAKGTRLKEGANINKSLTTLGKVISGLAEMSASKKKKKGDFIPYRDSVLTWLLRENLGGNSKTAMIAAISPADINYDETLSTLRYADRAKQIVCKAIVNEDANAKLIRELKEEIQRLRDLLKAEGIVVQEGGKMVYGKLKENRDDGVKMLKDGDEKPNIPSSMIAEEAVDQLQASEKLIAELNETWEEKLKRTEEIRIQREAVFAEMGVAVKEDGDTVGVFSPQKTPHLVNLNEDPFMSECLIYYIKEGVTRVGSAESKITQDIRLCGSYIQREHCRFENSNGVVTLIPIKGALCYVNGRELTDPIVLKTGSRVILGKNHVFRFNHPEQVRERREHKNKTEGTAENIKEITSKPEKSSPAETPISNEYVDWNFAQIELLEKQGIDLKQDMKLKLNALEEQFKKDKETADQIFEEQRKNYEARIDALQKQVEEQSMTMSMYSSYTPDDFIQEEDIFVNPLFDAECNWTDKEYQLVLTTCRKWKYHQFTSLRDDLWGNAVFLKEANAISVELKKKVQFQFTLLTDTLYSPLILDFLTEDDDVDRPFPRTHVAIEVLDTKNGATHYWTLDKLKTRLDLMRQIYNGDIESPQNSPCELKDDFFKCLTACTPNKSFSYLIPSRQRLELMREMYQNEAEISPTSPDFNIEAITGGDPFYDRFPWFRLIGRAFIYLSNLMYPVPLIHKVSIVNEKGDVKGYLRVAIQAVSEDETSDNSCGVRQFAKISFNDKDLLGRLSVKKNNDIIERIVTGKSSNKGDEIEADGDSGRGDSSMSSDIKDEELPSHLLISKDFTFRVTLLQAVGVPDEYADIFCQFNFLHRHDDAFSTEPVKNCGKGTPVGFYHVQNITVPVTKSFIEYIKTQPIVFEVFGHYQKHPLHNDAKQDSTFVRQPPRRMLPPSIPISLPVRSPKFGVLPSLCTSHIHAKYDLLVWFEICELGPDGDYVPCVVDHSEELPCRGLFMLHQGLQRRIRITVVHETAPELRWKEIRELVVGRIRNIPQSEDDDTDNSVLSLGLFPGEYLEIPGEDRCMFRFEAAWDSSLHNSILLNRISTGGEHIFMTISAYLELENCGCPAIITKDLSMVIYGRDARTGPRSLKHLFSGNYKNSEANRLSGIYELVLKRASEAGSPGSFRDKREMQ, encoded by the exons ATGTCTTCTGTGAAAGTAGCCGTTCGAGTACGGCCTTATAACAATCGAGAAATATCTAGAGATTGTAAATGCATCATAGAAATGGCTGGTTACACTACAT cTATAACGAATCCAAAACTCCCATCTAATGTTAAGGATGCTACAAAAAGCTTTAATTTTGACTATTCCTACTGGTCTCAAAAT CCTTCAGATCCAAATTTTGCATCCCAGACTATGGTATATAGAGATATTGGTGAAGAAATGTTGCAGCATGCTTTTgaag gcTACAATGTATGCATCTTTGCATATGGTCAAACAGGAGCTGGAAAATCATACACTATGATGGGGCGGCAAGAAGAAGAAGGTCAAGAAGGCATAATACCATTAATTTGTAAAGATTTATTTCACAGAATTAGATCAACTACCAGTGATGAATTACAATATTCTGTTGAg gttagTTATATGGAAATATACTGTGAACGTGTTCGCGATCTATTAAATCCCAAAAATAAAGGTAATCTTCGAGTTCGTGAACATCCTTTATTAGGACCTTATGTAGAAGATTTATCAAAACTTGCTGTTACCACTTACCAAAATATCCATGATCTCATTGACGAAGGCAACAAAGCCAG AACAGTTGCTGCTACAAATATGAATGAAACATCTAGTCGTTCCCATGCAGTTTTTACTATATTCTTTACTCAAAAACGGCTAGATGAAATGACTCAGCTAACTACTGAAAAAGTTAGTAAAATATCACTAGTTGATTTAGCTGGTTCAGAAAGAGCAGATTCAACTGGTGCGAAAGGAACTAGACTTAAAGAAGGTGCAAATATTAACAAAAGTTTGACTACTCTAGGAAAAGTTATATCTGGATTAGCTGAAATG TCA gcttctaaaaaaaagaaaaaaggagATTTTATTCCGTACCGTGACTCCGTTTTAACTTGGCTTTTGAGAGAGAATCTTGGGGGAAACTCTAAGACTGCAATGATTGCTGCTATTAGTCCTGCAGACATTAATTATGATGAAACATTATCTACTTTACG gtatgctGACCGTGCAAAACAAATAGTATGCAAAGCTATTGTCAATGAAGATGCTAATGCTAAACTTATCCGAGAACTCAAAGAAGAAATACAAAGACTTCGAGACCTATTAAAAGCTGAAGGAATTGTAGTACAAGAAg GTGGTAAAATGGTTTATGGGAAACTTAAAGAAAACC gagaTGATGGAGTCAAAATGCTTAAGGACGGTGATGAAAAACCTAATATTCCTTCATCTATGATTGCTGAAGAGGCTGTTGACCAACTTCAAGCTAGTGAAAAATTGATTGCTG aACTGAATGAAACATgggaagaaaaattaaaacgcaCAGAAGAAATACGAATTCAAAGGGAAGCTGTATTTGCTGAAATGGGAGTAGCGGTTAAGGAAGATGGTGATACAGTTGGAGTATTTTCTCCACAAAAG ACTCCACATTTAGTCAACCTAAATGAAGATCCATTTATGTCTGAATGCCTTATATATTACATCAAAGAGGGTGTAACACGTGTTGGATCTGCTGAATCTAAAATCACTCAAGATATTCGACTATGTGGCTCATATATACAACGTGAACATTGTCGGTTCGAGAATTCTAATGGTGTCGTTACTTTAATACCGATAAAAGGTGCCTTATGTTATGTAAATGGACGAGAGCTTACAGATCCTATTGTATTGAAAACCGGTTCAAGAGTGATTCTTGgaaaaaatcatgttttccGATTTAATCATCCAGAACAAG taAGAGAACGCAGAGAACATAAAAACAAGACAGAAGGAACGGcggaaaatattaaagaaa TCACATCTAAACCAGAAAAGAGTTCTCCTGCCGAAACTCCAATTAGTAATGAGTATGTCGATTGGAACTTTGCACAAATTgaattattagaaaaacaaGGAATAGACCTGAAACAAGATATGAAACTAAAGCTAAATGCTCTTGAGGAACAGTTCAAAAAAGATAAAGAAACGGCAGATCAAATATTTGAAGAACAAcgcaaa AATTATGAGGCTAGAATAGATGCACTTCAGAAACAAGTTGAAGAACAAAGTATGACTATGTCAATGTACAGTTCTTATACTCCAGATGATTTTATTCAAGAAGAAGATATttttg TTAATCCATTATTTGATGCTGAATGCAATTGGACTGACAAGGAATATCAGTTAGTTTTGACAACCTGCCGTAAATGGAAATATCATCAATTTACATCATTGCGGGATGATTTATGGGGAAATGCTGTCTTTTTAAAAGAAGCCAATGCTATATCAGTCGAATTAAAGAAAAAG gtTCAATTTCAATTTACGCTGTTAACAGATACTTTGTATTCTCCATTAATTCTGGACTTCTTAACCGAAGATGATGATGTAGATAGACCATTTCCTCGTACACATGTTGCAATCGAAGTACTTGACACAAAGAATGGCGCTACTCATTATTGGACATTAGATAAATTGAA AACGAGGTTGGATCTAATGCGCCAAATATATAATGGGGATATTGAAAGCCCCCAGAATTCACCTTGCGAGCTCAAGgatgattttttcaaatgtctGACTGCCTGCACCCCTAACAAGTCTTTCTCCTATTTGATACCCTCAAG ACAAAGATTAGAGCTTATGAGAGAAATGTATCAAAATGAAGCTGAAATATCACCTACATCACCAGACTTTAATATAGAAGCAATTACAGGCGGAGATCCATTTTATGATAGATTTCCATGGTTTAGACTTATTGGCAGAGCGTTTATCTATTTAAGCAATCTTATGTATCCTGTGCCTTTAATACACAAAGTATCCATCGTTAATGAAAAAGGTGATGTCAAGGGTTACTTACGTGTTGCTATACAAGCAGTTTcag aagacGAGACTTCTGATAACTCTTGTGGAGTTAGACAATTTGCGAAAATTTCTTTTAATGACAAAGATTTGTTAGGTCGTTTgtctgtgaaaaaaaataatgatattattgaaagAATTGTCACAGGAAAAAGTAGCAACAAAGGAGATG aaattgaaGCCGATGGCGATAGTGGTCGTGGAGATAGTTCTATGTCTTCTGATATCAAAGATGAAGAACTTCCAAGTCATCTGTTAATTAGTAAAGATTTTACATTTAGAGTTACCTTACTACAAGCTGTTGGTGTTCCTGACGAATATgctgatatattttgtcaattcaa tttcttGCATAGACATGATGATGCATTTTCTACTGAACCTGTAAAAAATTGTGGTAAAGGCACACCAGTTGGATTTTATCATGTACAAAAT attactGTTCCTGTTACAAAatcatttatagaatatataaagaCACAGCCAATTGTATTTGAAGTTTTTGGACATTATCAAAAACACCCACTTCACAACGATGCTAAACAAGATAGTACttt TGTTCGGCAACCTCCAAGAAGAATGTTACCTCCTTCAATACCAATTAGTTTACCAGTACGTTCTCCAAAGTTTGGAGTATTGCCTTCATTGTGCACATCACATATACATGCcaaatatgatttattagttTGGTTTGAGATATGTGAGCTTG gtccgGATGGAGATTATGTTCCTTGTGTGGTTGATCATAGTGAAGAGCTACCATGTCGTGGACTGTTTATGCTACATCAAGGTTTACAGCGCCGCATACGTATTACAGTAGTACATGAAACTGCTCCAGAATTACGTTGGAAAGAAATACGGGAACTTGTAGTGGGTCGTATTCGTAACATACCACAATCAGAAGATGACGATACAGACAATTCAGTACTCTCGCTTGGCCTATTTCCTGGAGAATACCTTGAAATACCTGGTGAAGATCGTTGCATGTTTCGTTTTGAAGCAGCATGGGATAGTTCATTACATAATTCTATACTTCTTAATAGAATATCTACTGGCGGAGAACATATATTCATGACTATATCAGCTTATTTAGAG ttggaGAACTGTGGATGTCCAGCGATAATTACCAAGGACTTAAGCATGGTTATCTATGGTAGAGATGCACGTACGGGACCTAGATCCTTGAAACATTTATTCAGTGGCAATTACAAAAACAGTGAAGCAAATCGGTTATCTGGAATTTACGAACTTGTGCTGAAAAGAGCTTCAGAAGCAGGTAGTCCAGGTAGTTTTCGTGACAAAAGAGAAATGCAGTAG